The proteins below are encoded in one region of Aequorivita iocasae:
- a CDS encoding HAL/PAL/TAL family ammonia-lyase, whose amino-acid sequence MPTLQGKLEIADFDKTIFKNEHVQLHKDIIERVQNSFDFLKEFSENKIIYGVNTGFGPMAQYKIKDDERIQLQYNLIRSHASGTGNAIPAAYVRAAMLARLNTLSLGNSGVHPSVIKLMGELLNKDIIPLIYEHGGVGASGDLVQLAHLALVLIGEGEVFYKGERRKTEEIFKLENLQPIKVELREGLALMNGTSVMTGIGVLNVLYTKQIMQWMIKASSAINEIVKAYDDHLSLELNETKMHVGQRKIAEMMRTHLKDSNLTRKREHHLYNNSSKEEVFVEKVQEYYSLRCVPQILGPVLDTLNSVEKILIEEVNSANDNPIVDVEKRHVYHGGNFHGDYVSLEMDKLKIVVAKMTMLAERQLNYLLNSKLNDILPPFVNLGKLGLNFGMQGVQFTATSTTAESQMLSNPMYVHSIPNNNDNQDIVSMGTNAALITKKVIENAFEVVAIELITIVQAIEYLKVQDSVSSETKKMYDEIRRIVPVFKEDVVMYPYVNGVKEFLMDSVK is encoded by the coding sequence ATGCCAACATTACAAGGAAAACTGGAAATAGCCGATTTTGATAAAACCATTTTTAAAAACGAGCATGTCCAACTTCACAAAGATATAATAGAAAGAGTTCAAAATAGTTTTGACTTTCTAAAAGAATTTTCTGAAAATAAAATTATTTACGGTGTCAACACAGGTTTCGGCCCGATGGCACAATATAAAATAAAGGATGATGAACGCATCCAGTTACAATACAATCTTATTCGTAGCCATGCATCCGGTACCGGTAACGCTATTCCGGCGGCATACGTTCGTGCTGCAATGCTTGCCCGATTAAACACTCTCAGCTTAGGAAACAGCGGCGTGCACCCTTCTGTTATAAAATTGATGGGAGAATTATTGAATAAGGATATTATTCCACTTATATATGAGCACGGTGGCGTGGGCGCTAGTGGCGATTTGGTACAATTAGCACATCTGGCTTTGGTTTTGATTGGTGAGGGTGAAGTTTTCTACAAAGGCGAACGCAGAAAGACTGAAGAAATTTTCAAACTTGAAAATCTTCAACCTATAAAAGTAGAACTCCGCGAAGGATTGGCCTTGATGAATGGAACCTCAGTAATGACGGGGATAGGCGTGCTAAACGTGCTTTATACAAAACAAATTATGCAGTGGATGATTAAAGCATCATCCGCAATAAATGAAATTGTAAAGGCTTACGATGACCACCTTTCCTTAGAATTGAATGAAACCAAGATGCATGTGGGTCAACGTAAAATTGCGGAAATGATGCGCACCCATTTAAAAGACAGCAATCTAACCCGAAAGCGCGAACACCATTTGTATAACAATTCAAGCAAAGAAGAGGTTTTTGTTGAAAAAGTACAGGAATATTACTCGCTGCGTTGTGTGCCCCAAATTTTGGGCCCTGTACTGGACACGCTCAATTCCGTTGAAAAAATATTGATTGAAGAAGTAAACTCAGCCAACGACAACCCAATTGTGGATGTTGAAAAACGTCACGTGTATCACGGTGGAAACTTCCACGGCGATTATGTTTCCTTGGAAATGGACAAACTGAAAATAGTGGTTGCAAAAATGACGATGCTGGCCGAACGTCAATTAAACTATTTATTGAATTCAAAATTGAACGACATACTTCCGCCGTTCGTGAATTTGGGCAAACTTGGATTGAATTTCGGAATGCAGGGCGTACAGTTTACTGCTACATCCACAACGGCCGAAAGCCAAATGCTAAGCAACCCCATGTACGTGCACAGCATTCCGAACAACAATGATAATCAAGACATTGTAAGTATGGGAACGAACGCCGCACTTATCACCAAAAAAGTAATCGAAAATGCTTTTGAAGTGGTTGCAATTGAACTAATAACCATCGTTCAGGCTATTGAGTATCTGAAAGTTCAGGATAGCGTTTCTTCCGAAACCAAAAAAATGTATGATGAAATTCGAAGAATTGTACCTGTTTTTAAGGAAGACGTAGTGATGTATCCTTATGTAAATGGCGTAAAAGAATTTTTGATGGACTCTGTAAAATAA
- a CDS encoding WG repeat-containing protein produces the protein MKTIFSFALILILGTTAVSAQELALVRDNDLFGYINKSGEYVIQPQFEKADSFSGKLAAAMKDKKWGFINTSGEWVIQPQYDRVKAFNSGYAVVLENDQWKYINAQNETLNTPATDKVYDFDNGVAVIRNGEKIGLINTDGKTILEPKYDEIKGFNNGHAKFKNGETWGLLNTKGEVVVPADYEEVGDFSKNGIWARKGESFGVLINGTFTPISGVDKIWDFTNDSPLTYARSNKKMGFINGKGEWVIQPAYDKVRAFNAGLAPVNEGKEWGFINEKGEKVIETKYRDAEIFSDNGLAPVKEKKLWGFVDKNGKLVIPMEYDISVGMFGFLQSGSEKGFIDGLARVKKNKQWGFINESGQVVGKWYQNAEAFVDTSK, from the coding sequence ATGAAAACAATTTTTTCCTTTGCACTTATTTTAATTTTGGGGACAACTGCGGTTTCTGCACAGGAACTAGCTTTAGTTCGCGACAATGATCTTTTTGGCTACATAAACAAAAGTGGTGAATATGTTATCCAGCCGCAATTTGAAAAAGCAGATAGTTTTTCCGGAAAGCTCGCGGCCGCTATGAAAGATAAAAAATGGGGTTTTATCAACACTTCTGGCGAATGGGTAATCCAACCCCAGTACGACCGGGTAAAAGCCTTTAATAGTGGTTACGCTGTAGTATTGGAAAATGATCAGTGGAAATATATCAATGCCCAAAACGAAACTTTAAATACGCCTGCCACCGACAAAGTCTATGATTTTGACAATGGCGTGGCTGTAATAAGGAATGGGGAAAAAATAGGTTTGATAAATACAGACGGAAAAACCATTTTGGAGCCAAAATACGATGAAATAAAAGGTTTCAACAACGGGCATGCAAAATTCAAGAATGGAGAAACCTGGGGATTGTTGAATACGAAAGGTGAAGTTGTTGTGCCAGCCGATTATGAGGAGGTTGGAGATTTCAGCAAAAATGGTATTTGGGCAAGAAAAGGTGAAAGTTTTGGTGTTTTGATTAACGGAACATTTACCCCAATAAGCGGGGTCGACAAAATTTGGGATTTCACAAATGATTCTCCATTAACTTACGCACGAAGCAATAAAAAAATGGGCTTCATAAATGGAAAAGGCGAATGGGTGATCCAGCCTGCTTACGATAAAGTGCGTGCCTTTAACGCAGGTCTAGCGCCTGTAAATGAAGGAAAGGAGTGGGGCTTTATTAATGAAAAAGGTGAAAAAGTAATAGAGACTAAATATAGGGATGCCGAAATTTTCTCTGACAATGGATTGGCCCCAGTAAAAGAAAAAAAACTTTGGGGCTTCGTTGATAAAAACGGAAAACTCGTAATCCCGATGGAGTATGATATTTCTGTAGGAATGTTTGGATTTTTACAGAGCGGATCAGAAAAAGGGTTTATTGATGGACTTGCACGAGTTAAAAAAAACAAGCAGTGGGGCTTTATTAATGAAAGCGGCCAAGTAGTTGGCAAATGGTACCAGAATGCCGAAGCTTTTGTAGACACTTCAAAATAG
- the fabG gene encoding 3-oxoacyl-ACP reductase FabG, which translates to MKDKKTKQKYALVTGGSRGIGRAVCIQLAKDLEYNLLINYNGNKEAAQQTLKEVETLGRKGEIIQFDVTDAESVNKALDVWHEANKDAIIEVIINNAGITKDGLFMWMKPEDWYSVINTSLNGFYNVTNALIQKLLVNKYGRIVNMVSVSGLKGTPGQVNYSAAKGAVVGATKALAQEVAKRNITVNAVAPGFIKSDMTAELDEKELKTMIPANRFGEAEEVAHVVSFLASPKASYITGEVININGGIYS; encoded by the coding sequence ATGAAAGATAAAAAAACGAAACAGAAATACGCATTGGTCACAGGAGGTTCCCGCGGTATTGGGCGGGCAGTCTGTATTCAACTTGCGAAAGATTTGGAGTATAATTTATTGATAAATTACAACGGTAATAAAGAAGCCGCACAGCAAACTTTGAAAGAAGTTGAGACTCTTGGGCGAAAAGGAGAAATAATCCAATTTGACGTAACGGATGCTGAATCTGTTAATAAGGCACTTGACGTATGGCACGAAGCAAACAAAGATGCTATTATTGAAGTGATAATAAATAATGCAGGAATCACTAAGGACGGCCTGTTTATGTGGATGAAACCTGAAGATTGGTACAGTGTAATCAATACTAGTTTGAACGGTTTCTACAACGTAACCAATGCATTGATTCAAAAATTATTGGTAAACAAATATGGAAGAATCGTCAATATGGTTTCAGTTTCTGGATTAAAAGGAACACCTGGACAGGTAAACTATTCCGCAGCAAAAGGAGCCGTTGTTGGCGCCACAAAGGCTTTAGCACAAGAAGTAGCTAAAAGAAATATAACTGTAAACGCAGTGGCTCCTGGATTTATAAAAAGTGATATGACTGCTGAACTTGACGAAAAGGAACTCAAAACAATGATTCCAGCCAACCGTTTTGGAGAAGCAGAGGAAGTAGCACATGTGGTTAGTTTTTTGGCATCTCCAAAAGCTTCGTATATTACAGGCGAAGTAATTAATATTAACGGGGGAATTTATTCATAA
- a CDS encoding beta-ketoacyl-[acyl-carrier-protein] synthase family protein: MRRVVITGMGIYSCIGKNLQEVKESLYAGKSGIICDEKRKEFGYRSCLTGWVEEPNLKNQLSRRERVSLGEEGAYAYAATIEALNNAKIDQQFLDKNEVGILYGNDSTAKSVIESVDKIREKKDTTLVGSGAIFKAMNSSVTMNLSTIFKLRGINFTISAACASGSHSIGMAYFLIKNGLQDCIISGGAQEINELAMGSFDGLGVFSTQADPSKACRPFDKDRDGLVPSGGAATLIIESYESAIKRGAPILGEIIGYGFSSNGDHISTPNVDGPARAMKMALDQANIKASEIDYVNAHATSTPVGDANEALAITEVFGENGPSISSTKSMTGHECWMAGASEVIYSMLMMEHSFVAPNINLENPDEAASKLNLVNKTLNRKIDVFLSNSFGFGGTNSALIIKKCKH, translated from the coding sequence TTGAGAAGAGTAGTTATTACCGGAATGGGCATTTATTCCTGCATCGGCAAAAATCTGCAGGAAGTGAAAGAATCCTTGTATGCTGGAAAGTCGGGCATAATCTGTGATGAAAAGCGAAAGGAATTTGGCTATAGATCTTGTTTAACGGGATGGGTAGAGGAACCCAACCTGAAAAATCAGCTCTCTCGCAGAGAGCGTGTAAGTTTGGGAGAAGAGGGCGCCTATGCCTATGCAGCAACCATTGAAGCATTAAATAATGCAAAGATAGATCAGCAATTTCTGGATAAAAATGAAGTGGGGATTCTCTACGGCAATGATAGCACTGCAAAATCGGTCATTGAATCCGTAGATAAAATCCGCGAGAAGAAAGATACCACCCTGGTAGGTTCAGGTGCAATCTTTAAGGCCATGAACTCTTCGGTTACGATGAACCTTTCAACCATTTTCAAATTACGGGGAATCAATTTTACAATCAGTGCGGCTTGTGCCAGTGGCTCACATTCCATCGGGATGGCCTATTTTCTTATAAAAAATGGCTTGCAGGATTGTATTATTTCGGGCGGAGCCCAAGAAATAAACGAGCTCGCCATGGGAAGTTTTGATGGTCTGGGTGTTTTTTCAACACAAGCAGATCCATCAAAAGCCTGCCGTCCGTTTGATAAAGATCGCGACGGGTTGGTGCCTAGTGGGGGCGCGGCGACTTTAATTATTGAAAGTTATGAGAGTGCCATAAAACGTGGTGCACCAATTTTGGGTGAAATTATAGGTTACGGTTTTTCTTCAAATGGAGACCATATTTCAACTCCCAATGTTGATGGTCCGGCCAGAGCAATGAAAATGGCTTTGGACCAAGCAAATATTAAAGCTTCAGAAATCGATTATGTAAATGCCCATGCCACCTCTACACCGGTAGGCGATGCAAATGAGGCTCTTGCCATAACTGAGGTTTTTGGTGAAAATGGCCCCAGTATTAGTTCCACAAAATCTATGACTGGTCATGAATGCTGGATGGCTGGGGCCAGTGAAGTAATTTATTCCATGTTAATGATGGAACATTCCTTTGTGGCTCCCAATATAAATCTTGAAAACCCCGATGAGGCCGCTTCAAAATTAAACCTTGTTAACAAAACGTTAAATAGAAAAATTGATGTATTTTTGTCGAATTCTTTCGGGTTTGGGGGGACCAATTCCGCATTAATTATTAAAAAGTGCAAACATTAG
- a CDS encoding acyl carrier protein, whose amino-acid sequence MNKEVIVEKINYFLVDEFEVETDDIEPKANLKETLELDSLDFVDLVVAIEANFGVKLTGEDFINVITLQDFYDLIEKKVA is encoded by the coding sequence ATGAATAAAGAAGTTATAGTTGAGAAGATAAACTACTTTTTGGTAGATGAGTTTGAGGTAGAAACCGACGATATTGAGCCAAAAGCCAATCTAAAGGAAACTTTAGAGTTGGACAGTTTGGATTTTGTAGATTTAGTAGTTGCCATTGAGGCCAACTTTGGCGTGAAATTAACTGGTGAAGACTTCATAAATGTTATAACACTTCAAGATTTTTACGATCTTATAGAAAAGAAAGTCGCCTGA
- a CDS encoding LpxL/LpxP family acyltransferase: protein MAGEWEGNSKGTVLGYKIFIFFIRKLGVPAAYRLLVFVAFYYVFFAGKSTRSIYYYFKKRLKYSSFKSLFNIYKSYFTFGKTIIDKAAISSGLKSRFTYECDGVENILNLLDKQQGGIMISAHVGNFEIAEFFFEEIDTRSQISLVTTDAEHRNIKEYMEKVTMRSNVKFILVKEDMSHIFEINNALSNGELVCFTGDRYMKGQKVMAESLLGKEANFPAGPFLLASRLNVPVLFVYVMKETNKHYHLYARSAEVKNRDAQGLLKKYTESVEWMLKKYPLQWFNYFDFWETDD from the coding sequence ATGGCAGGTGAATGGGAAGGCAATAGCAAAGGAACCGTTTTAGGGTATAAAATATTTATATTTTTTATCAGAAAATTAGGGGTTCCTGCAGCATATAGGCTCCTTGTTTTTGTTGCTTTTTATTATGTTTTTTTTGCAGGAAAAAGTACCCGGTCCATTTACTATTATTTTAAAAAAAGACTTAAATACTCCTCTTTTAAAAGCCTTTTCAATATTTATAAAAGTTATTTCACCTTTGGCAAGACCATAATAGATAAGGCTGCAATCTCCTCAGGCCTTAAAAGCAGATTTACGTATGAATGTGACGGTGTAGAAAACATTCTTAACCTTCTTGACAAGCAACAGGGGGGAATAATGATCAGCGCCCATGTAGGCAATTTTGAAATAGCCGAATTCTTTTTTGAGGAAATCGATACACGTTCTCAGATAAGTCTGGTGACCACTGATGCTGAACACAGAAATATTAAGGAATACATGGAGAAAGTAACCATGCGATCCAACGTAAAGTTTATTTTGGTAAAGGAAGATATGTCCCATATTTTTGAAATAAACAACGCGCTCAGCAATGGCGAACTGGTATGTTTTACCGGCGATAGATACATGAAGGGGCAAAAGGTAATGGCCGAATCACTATTGGGAAAAGAGGCAAATTTTCCCGCAGGGCCATTCTTGTTAGCAAGTAGGCTAAATGTACCGGTTCTGTTTGTGTATGTCATGAAAGAGACAAACAAGCACTATCATTTGTACGCTCGCAGCGCTGAAGTAAAAAACCGCGACGCCCAAGGGCTGTTGAAAAAATATACCGAAAGTGTGGAATGGATGCTCAAAAAATATCCGTTGCAGTGGTTCAACTATTTTGATTTTTGGGAAACGGACGATTAA
- a CDS encoding CBS domain-containing protein: MKEVLIIYYSQTGQLFDILQNVASTISDEKVNISYCEIIPKKKFPFPWKQEEFYGAFPETFLQIPTPLEAISAEILQKKYDLVILGYTTWYLTPSIPINSFLKSEEAKLLLANTPVITVSASRNMWIMAQEKVKKLLVVNNAKLVGNIALVDRNMNHISVITIVHWLIGGKKTKMLGIFPKPGVSDKDIAAASRFGVPIKEALLQNEYSNLQQNLLEVGAVKIDPSLIATDIRGNVVFTKWANHLIKKEGEERKKWLVYFKYYLLFAIWLIAPIVFIVFLLTYIPMYRKIQRDKAYYLSVALKQD, translated from the coding sequence ATGAAGGAAGTATTAATAATTTATTATTCCCAAACCGGACAGCTTTTTGATATTCTGCAGAATGTTGCCTCAACAATTTCAGATGAAAAAGTAAACATTTCCTATTGCGAAATCATTCCGAAGAAAAAATTCCCCTTTCCGTGGAAACAGGAAGAATTTTATGGTGCTTTTCCAGAAACTTTCCTTCAAATTCCTACACCTTTGGAAGCCATTTCAGCTGAAATTCTTCAAAAAAAATACGATTTGGTTATTTTGGGTTACACTACTTGGTATTTAACGCCTTCTATCCCTATCAATTCATTTTTGAAATCTGAAGAGGCAAAATTATTGCTCGCAAATACGCCCGTGATAACCGTTTCCGCAAGCCGAAATATGTGGATAATGGCGCAGGAAAAAGTAAAGAAATTATTGGTCGTGAACAATGCGAAATTAGTTGGGAACATCGCTTTGGTTGATAGAAACATGAATCATATAAGTGTAATCACAATTGTACATTGGTTGATAGGTGGCAAAAAAACTAAAATGCTCGGTATTTTTCCTAAACCGGGAGTTTCGGACAAAGACATTGCTGCAGCCTCCCGTTTTGGAGTTCCCATTAAAGAAGCTTTGCTTCAAAATGAATATTCAAATTTGCAACAAAATCTTTTGGAAGTTGGGGCCGTAAAAATTGACCCATCACTAATAGCCACCGATATTCGCGGAAATGTTGTTTTCACAAAATGGGCGAACCATTTGATCAAAAAAGAGGGCGAAGAAAGAAAGAAATGGCTCGTTTATTTTAAATATTATTTGTTATTTGCAATATGGCTTATAGCCCCAATAGTATTTATTGTATTTTTGCTCACTTATATCCCAATGTACCGTAAAATACAAAGGGACAAAGCATATTATTTATCAGTTGCATTAAAGCAGGATTAA
- a CDS encoding beta-ketoacyl-ACP synthase III has product MKNVYITRIAKFLPNEPVDNEAMEEKLGVINGKTSKARRIILRNNQIKTRYYAIDKGGNVTHNNAQLAAKAVEALCDETFNKNDIELLSCGTSSPDQILPSHAAMVHGFLKNGNLEVNSPSGACCSGMNALKYGYMAIKSEQVKNAVCTGSERTSSWMKADIFEDEVAHLQQIDENPILAFNKEFLRWMLSDGAGAMLLESEPKGETPLKIEWMEGYSYAFELETCMYAGGDKLEDGSLKPWSEYPADVWGKMSLFAMKQDVKLLGENILQKGVESMKDAMAKHNITEDDIDYYLPHISSYYFKENLYNEIERQGLHMPWEKWFLNLQKVGNVGAGSIYLMLEELVHSGKLKKGDKIFLQVPESARFAYSYAYLTVV; this is encoded by the coding sequence ATGAAGAACGTATACATTACAAGGATTGCGAAGTTTTTGCCCAACGAGCCTGTTGATAACGAGGCAATGGAAGAAAAACTAGGGGTTATCAACGGAAAAACCTCAAAGGCACGCCGTATCATCCTTCGGAACAACCAAATAAAAACGCGGTATTACGCCATCGACAAAGGTGGAAACGTAACCCATAACAACGCACAGCTTGCCGCAAAGGCGGTTGAGGCTTTGTGTGATGAAACTTTTAACAAAAACGATATTGAATTGCTGTCCTGCGGCACCTCCAGCCCAGACCAGATTTTGCCAAGCCACGCCGCAATGGTTCACGGCTTTTTAAAGAACGGAAACCTTGAAGTAAATTCCCCTTCCGGTGCTTGCTGTAGCGGAATGAACGCTTTGAAATATGGCTACATGGCCATAAAATCTGAACAAGTAAAAAATGCTGTTTGTACAGGTTCTGAAAGAACTTCCTCTTGGATGAAAGCTGATATTTTTGAGGATGAGGTAGCACATTTGCAACAAATTGACGAAAACCCAATTTTAGCATTTAACAAAGAATTTTTACGATGGATGCTTTCAGACGGAGCTGGCGCAATGCTTTTGGAGAGTGAGCCCAAAGGTGAAACTCCTTTGAAAATTGAATGGATGGAAGGTTACAGTTACGCCTTTGAGCTGGAAACCTGTATGTATGCCGGTGGCGACAAACTGGAAGATGGAAGTCTTAAGCCGTGGAGCGAATACCCTGCAGATGTCTGGGGAAAAATGTCACTTTTCGCAATGAAACAGGACGTTAAATTGTTGGGTGAAAATATTCTTCAAAAAGGAGTGGAAAGCATGAAAGATGCCATGGCAAAGCACAACATTACCGAAGATGATATTGATTATTATCTGCCACATATCTCCTCCTATTATTTTAAGGAAAATCTTTATAACGAAATTGAACGCCAAGGCTTGCATATGCCTTGGGAAAAATGGTTTTTAAACCTTCAAAAAGTAGGCAACGTTGGGGCAGGTTCCATATATCTTATGTTAGAAGAATTAGTACATTCCGGAAAATTAAAAAAAGGAGATAAAATATTTTTGCAAGTACCCGAAAGTGCACGATTCGCTTATTCCTACGCCTATTTAACAGTTGTTTAA
- a CDS encoding ABC transporter permease produces the protein MKNPDVSNIDVSNYLPHRAPMLMVTSVLEIDDISVATKFHISEDCIFLKEGKFSETGLIENAAQAASGVVGQSFFEKDDLDGTGNKLVGYISAIKKVEILQLPKAGDTIITKAKLLSRFDTGEVTMCSLEAQTFLAEKLIVSSTMNFLIHEV, from the coding sequence ATGAAAAATCCAGACGTTTCAAATATTGACGTTTCCAACTATTTACCGCACCGAGCGCCGATGCTTATGGTAACATCCGTTTTGGAAATTGACGATATTTCGGTTGCCACAAAGTTTCATATTTCAGAAGACTGTATTTTTTTGAAAGAAGGAAAATTTTCTGAAACGGGGTTAATTGAAAATGCTGCTCAAGCAGCGTCTGGCGTTGTGGGACAAAGTTTTTTTGAAAAAGATGATTTGGACGGCACGGGCAATAAATTGGTTGGCTACATAAGCGCCATAAAAAAAGTTGAAATACTTCAACTTCCAAAAGCTGGAGATACCATAATTACCAAGGCAAAACTACTTTCAAGATTTGATACTGGCGAAGTAACCATGTGCAGTCTTGAGGCGCAAACATTTCTTGCTGAAAAATTAATTGTATCTTCTACCATGAATTTTTTAATCCATGAAGTCTGA
- a CDS encoding BtrH N-terminal domain-containing protein, translated as MEIDFTHHQSAHCENGVVSNLMKHNGFSVSEPMVFGIGSGLLFCYIPLLKVNHAPVITYRALPGHIFKKFAKRTGVKMKREKFKNPKDAKARLDENLEKNNPVGLQVGVYNLVYFPDEYRFHFNAHNMVVYGKEGNRYLISDPVMEDVTSLSEKELEKVRFAKGAFSPKGHMYYPISFPEKLELETAIVKGIKDTCKAMLAPVSFVGVKGIHKIAGLIRKWPKKKGVKTANHYLGQVVRMQEEIGTGGGGFRYIYAAFLQEAGKLLGNEKLIELSKEMTEIGDLWRDFALEASRIYKNRSAQTDSYNKVADQLDHIANLEKVFFKKLKKAI; from the coding sequence ATGGAAATAGATTTTACCCACCACCAATCTGCACATTGTGAAAACGGCGTAGTTTCAAACTTAATGAAGCACAACGGCTTTAGCGTTAGTGAACCCATGGTTTTTGGTATTGGTAGCGGTTTGTTGTTTTGCTACATTCCATTGTTGAAAGTAAACCATGCGCCCGTAATTACGTATCGAGCCCTGCCGGGGCATATTTTCAAGAAATTTGCAAAGCGCACCGGTGTAAAAATGAAGCGCGAAAAATTTAAAAATCCAAAAGATGCCAAAGCGCGTTTGGATGAAAATCTTGAAAAAAACAATCCCGTTGGGTTGCAAGTTGGAGTTTACAATTTGGTTTACTTTCCCGACGAATATCGTTTCCATTTCAACGCACACAATATGGTGGTTTATGGAAAAGAGGGCAACCGTTATTTAATAAGCGATCCTGTAATGGAAGACGTTACTTCCCTATCCGAAAAAGAACTGGAAAAAGTGCGTTTCGCCAAAGGAGCTTTTTCGCCGAAAGGACATATGTATTACCCGATTTCCTTTCCTGAAAAACTGGAACTTGAAACAGCCATCGTAAAAGGAATTAAAGATACTTGCAAAGCAATGCTTGCTCCAGTTTCATTTGTTGGCGTAAAAGGAATTCACAAAATAGCTGGATTAATCAGAAAATGGCCGAAGAAAAAAGGAGTTAAAACTGCAAACCATTATTTAGGGCAAGTAGTGCGGATGCAGGAAGAAATTGGTACTGGCGGTGGGGGCTTCCGTTATATTTACGCGGCATTTTTACAGGAAGCTGGAAAACTTTTAGGCAATGAAAAGTTAATTGAGCTTTCAAAAGAAATGACCGAGATTGGCGATTTGTGGCGCGATTTCGCTTTGGAAGCATCTCGAATCTACAAAAACCGTAGCGCCCAAACAGATAGTTACAACAAAGTGGCTGACCAGCTAGACCATATTGCCAATTTGGAAAAGGTGTTTTTTAAGAAGTTAAAAAAAGCGATATAA
- a CDS encoding ABC transporter ATP-binding protein: MIEINQLSKKYTGAEYFSVKDLNLKVEKGEIYGLLGPNGAGKTTLISMLTSLLKPTSGSFTINGLSFKEHKNQLKQLIGIVPQEYALYPTLTAFENLEYFGSMYGIKGEILKNSINEHLEIMGLSKFANKKSDTFSGGMKRRVNLIAGILHQPKVLFLDEPTVGVDVQSKNVIIDHLKLLNKQGTTIVYTSHHLNEAEFFCTHVAIIDRGEIIVKGVPSQLIKIQPEAKNLEEVFLAKTGKALRDHA, encoded by the coding sequence ATGATTGAAATAAACCAACTTTCAAAAAAATACACAGGCGCCGAATACTTTTCGGTAAAAGACCTTAATTTGAAAGTTGAAAAAGGCGAAATCTACGGGCTGCTGGGCCCAAATGGCGCGGGAAAAACCACGCTTATTTCCATGCTCACTTCTTTGTTGAAACCCACTTCGGGTTCCTTCACAATTAATGGATTGAGTTTTAAGGAACACAAAAACCAATTGAAACAATTAATTGGCATCGTTCCGCAGGAATATGCACTATATCCCACACTTACCGCTTTTGAGAATTTGGAATACTTCGGGAGTATGTACGGAATTAAAGGCGAAATTTTAAAAAACTCCATTAACGAACATCTGGAAATAATGGGCCTTTCAAAATTCGCAAATAAAAAATCCGATACGTTTTCCGGTGGAATGAAGCGTCGTGTAAACTTGATTGCTGGAATACTTCACCAACCCAAAGTTTTATTTTTAGATGAGCCAACAGTAGGGGTGGACGTACAATCCAAAAATGTGATTATCGACCATTTAAAACTGTTGAATAAACAAGGAACAACCATTGTTTACACCTCCCACCATTTAAACGAAGCCGAATTTTTTTGCACGCACGTTGCCATTATTGACCGCGGGGAGATTATTGTAAAAGGAGTTCCTTCACAATTGATAAAAATTCAACCCGAAGCCAAAAATCTTGAAGAAGTATTTTTGGCAAAAACCGGCAAAGCCCTTCGCGACCATGCATAA